The following are from one region of the Aspergillus luchuensis IFO 4308 DNA, chromosome 4, nearly complete sequence genome:
- a CDS encoding uncharacterized protein (COG:S;~EggNog:ENOG410PI5W;~InterPro:IPR030379,IPR027417,IPR025662;~TransMembrane:1 (o684-705i);~go_function: GO:0005525 - GTP binding [Evidence IEA]), translating into MRPPVPDVALPRSRKASIEQQWIDPRSAAPATFFLSRNHGLDHDDDLPSDEPDTTRTSMYGVQSLEESILQTSQPASVSQSDQIVGSSPAGVEPISTTSPSPSPNRDDKEDDDDQDSGLNRRRSTLKPLDTLHSNRLDASITSDLISPRPFTPLNLSNPDDPSSLPSSPKSTSNQSMRHLDEISITDDLSSQAVASGDEDNDSRSVHNPDHDSTSQFIMPSIKMPSRRPFTSRGKSLGRFKILVAGDSGSGKSSLIRSIVQACEDIVHVDDFPPTDALTPSRTSLTTIQLSQAHRLPLSATSEIYASTKPYPSWWSDLEDSRVLRRRRSTGDVVLERNICFVDTPATSLSRIGQVDAIIQYIRQQLSRAITAIDSCDHDFQNLLAGQGGTQVDAVLYLVSGDTFAADMECINTLCEWTNVIPLISMADLLAPEQISAIKSGFHKHTQATPAKPFLFGNAGLGADDLDGQLPFAVSSAKTSDDDVMDASTLMSPDYVQPLVPSELTLLVQRLFDAENMTWMRHSAAKKLAQQQRAHLWQRTNRPQPSTQPFYHGSSRGSPSYTMARIADHTRQEEKMARLQLAKWASELQQSLKNERERYAAMARGERAVWLTERLGECVVDGSLVPITQTPGFCGLRAPLEKASGGSLLVRAQSGQNVEYHLARIRPQDPLGLVWLSEDLKRRGWAIVQIVGSFGVVGGLALWLAKAWGLSSRSLSEWHFDWCGSTD; encoded by the exons atGAGACCTCCAGTGCCAGATGTTGCGCTGCCTCGATCTCGCAAGGCCTCCATCGAGCAGCAGTGGATCGACCCCCGCAGTGCCGCCCCCGCGACCTTCTTTCTGTCCCGCAATCACGGTCTCGACCACGATGATGACCTCCCCTCAGATGAGCCCGATACCACCAGGACGAGTATGTATGGCGTACAGAGTCTCGAAGAAAGCATCCTCCAGACTAGTCAACCTGCGTCCGTGTCCCAGTCAGACCAGATAGTCGGTAGTAGTCCCGCCGGAGTGGAACCGATTTCCACcacatctccatctccatctcccaacCGCGACGAtaaggaagacgatgacgaccAGGATTCCGGCCTCAACCGCCGCAGATCAACGCTCAAGCCCCTTGATACTCTTCATTCCAACCGACTTGACGCCTCGATTACCTCCGACCTGATCTCTCCCCGGCCCTTCACCCCCTTGAATCTCAGCAACCCGGACGACCCTTCATCTCTCCCTAGCAGTCCCAAATCTACTTCGAACCAATCTATGCGCCACCTAGATGAGATCTCTATCACAGACGACTTAAGTAGTCAGGCGGTTGCCTCCGGAGATGAAGACAATGATTCTCGATCTGTCCACAACCCAGACCATGATAGCACATCCCAATTCATCATGCCAAGCATCAAGATGCCTAGTCGGAGGCCGTTCACATCTCGTGGGAAGTCACTTGGAAGGTTTAAAATACTCGTTGCAGGCGATTCTG GCTCTGGGAAATCATCGCTCATTAGGTCGATCGTTCAGGCTTGCGAAGACATTGTACATGTAGACGACTTTCCGCCTACCGATGCCTTGACACCGTCACGGACTTCTCTTACGACGATTCAACTTTCTCAAGCCCATCGACTACCGTTGTCAGCTACATCAGAAATCTACGCCAGCACCAAGCCCTACCCATCTTGGTGGTCAGATTTGGAAGATTCACGCGTGCTGCGCCGTAGGAGAAGTACAGGTGATGTGGTCTTAGAGCGAAATATTTGCTTCGTTGATACCCCTGCAACCTCGCTGAGTCGCATCGGACAAGTGGATGCTATCATACAATATATACGTCAACAACTATCCCGCGCAATAACAGCTATTGATTCCTGCGATCACGACTTCCAAAATTTGCTCGCAGGGCAGGGTGGCACCCAAGTTGATGCTGTACTTTATCTCGTTTCTGGTG ATACTTTTGCGGCAGACATGGAATGCATCAACACGCTATGCGAATGGACCAATGTCATTCCTCTAATATCCATGGCTGACTTGTTGGCTCCTGAGCAGATCTCTGCAATTAAGTCGGGGTTCCACAAGCATACACAAGCCACTCCGGCCAAGCCCTTCCTTTTTGGAAACGCAGGTCTTGGAGCAGATGATTTGGACGGACAATTGCCTTTTGCGGTATCATCGGCAAAAACCAGTGATGACGATGTTATGGATGCCAGTACTTTGATGAGCCCTGACTATGTCCAACCCCTGGTGCCCTCTGAATTGACTTTGCTGGTCCAGAGGTTGTTCGACGCCGAGAATATGACTTGGATGCGGCACTCAGCTGCAAAGAAACTAGCCCAACAGCAACGAGCGCATCTCTGGCAACGCACGAATCGCCCCCAACCTAGTACACAACCATTTTACCATGGCTCAAGCCGGGGTTCTCCCAGCTACACTATGGCTCGGATAGCAGATCACACGCGACAGGAGGAGAAAATGGCCCGTTTGCAGTTGGCAAAGTGGGCATCTGAGTTGCAGCAAAGCCTTAAGAACGAACGCGAGAGATACGCTGCCATGGCCAGGGGTGAGCGTGCCGTCTGGCTCACAGAACGGTTAGGCGAGTGCGTAGTCGACGGGTCTTTGGTCCCCATTACACAAACGCCAGGCTTTTGCGGACTCCGTGCTCCTTTGGAGAAAGCAAGCGGGGGCAGTCTACTTGTTCGAGCACAAAGTGGGCAAAATGTGGAATATCACCTTGCCCGAATTCGCCCGCAAGATCCTCTGGGACTTGTTTGGTTGTCCGAGGACCTTAAGCGGCGGGGCTGGGCCATTGTTCAGATTGTGGGCTCCTTTGGAGTTGTCGGGGGGCTGGCTCTTTGGCTTGCCAAAGCATGGGGGCTATCCTCGCGCAGTCTGTCTGAATGGCACTTTGACTGGTGCGGATCGACTGATTGA